The sequence GTGTACGGCTCGCTGCTGAAGGGCCTCCAGGGCCTGGGCGCGCTGGTGGACGCGGGCACGCCGGAGGCCATGGCGTCCGCGCGCGAGGGGCTGAAGGTGGTGGAGGCGAAGGCCAAGGCGGAAGCCGAGGCGCGCCAGCAGGCGGGGCTGACGGAGAACGACGTCAACGGCATCGCCGAGGTGGTGACGGCCGTCATCAGCCAGCGGCAGCTCGGCCGCACGCTCCAGTACGAGGAGGAACTGAAGAAGCTGGAGGCGCTCCAGGCGAAGCTCCCGCCCGAGCAGCAGAAGGGGCTGGAGCCGCAGGTGGCCAACATGCGCCGCCAGGTGGAGTCCTTCGAGAAGCTGGCCGACGTGCGCCGCGACTACGGCGACGCCAACGTGGACGTGGTCCTCACGCGCGAGGACGACCTGATGAAGAACTACCAGGAGATGCTGCGAGTCTTCACCGGCACGCGCCGGTGAAGGTTGCCGGAAGCGGGCCCGGAGACGGGCCCGCTTGAATCGCCCGCGCCTCAGACGCGCTTGAGGTGCGGCGCCTTCTTGAGGAGCTGCGCCAGGAAGACGTCCGCCACCTTCTCCATGACGGTGTTGCCGCGCAGGCGCTGGTTGAGGTTGACGAAGTCCACCTGGTCCAACCGCTGGTCCTGGTTGTAGCAGGAGAACACCCACGTCTCCTTGCCCGTCAGCGGGTCCACATGCCGCTGGAGGCACTGGGCGCAGATTTCCTTCATCATGCACTGCATCGGCGAGTTGATGGAGCCGATGGCCTCGTGGCCGGGCTTGAGGTGCGGCTGCAGCACGCCGTGCCGCGCCTCGGCCACCGCGCGCATCATCCGGTCCGAGCCGATGGCGATGATGCGGTCCACCTCCGACAGCGAGATGACCGGCGCCGGGCCCAGCTTGTTCTCCGCGTAGGCCAGCATCGCCTGCACCACGTTGCCCCGGAACGCGGAGTCCTGCGGACGGCGCGGCGCAATCGTGTCGCCCGTGTCCACGGACCACACAATCTGGTCCGTGCCGGCCTCAATCTCGTCCTGCTTGAACGAGTCCGACTTCTGCCGGTAGCCGGCGAAATACACCACGCGGCAGCCGGCCGCCTTGAGCGAGCGGGCGATGGAGAAGAGCACCGCGTTGCCGAGGCCGCCGCCCACCAGCACCACCGTCTCGTTGTGGCCGATTTCGGTGGGCGCGCCAGTGGGGCCCATCAGCACTACGGGCTCGCCGGGCTTGAGCGCGGCGCACAGGCGCGAGGACGAGCCCATCTCCAGCACGATGGTGCCCATCAGCCCCTTCTCCTTGTCCACCCACGCGCCCGTGAGGGCCAGGCCCTCCATGGTGAGGCGCATGCCGTCCACCACCGGCGCATTCCGCTCGAAGTTCTGCAAGCGGTAGAACTGGCCGGGCGAGAAGTGGCTCGCCGCGAAGGGCGCGCGCACCACCACCTCCACAATCGTCGGCGTCAGGCGGTTGACGGCGACGACGGTGGCGGAGAAGGCGTCATCCAGCTTCGCGAAGTGCGCGGCGCGCTTCTCCTCGCGGCGGGCCTGCGCCACCTCGTCGGTGAAGTCCATGGCCGCGACTTCCTTCGCGTACAGGCGCGCCACCTCCGGGTGGCCGTCCTTCGCGCTGGCCATGGCCTTCACCACGTTGCCCGCGTACGTCGGGTGGTTGTCGCCGTAGAACGAGATGAGGTGGCCGTCCTTCCGGTAGGACGTGAAGAAGCCCGCCTTCGCGGCCGGGTCCTCCTTCGCCTTCACGGGCTGCAGCGTGAAGCCCTCGCCGTCCTCCACCAATTCGTGGCCCTGGAAGTACTCGCCGCGCGCGTCGAGCTGGAACGTGCCCGGGTATTCCTTCTCGTACGTGACGTTGGGAGACGTACCGGCGGCGACGCACACCGTGCGCGCGGGCAACTCGAAGAACTGGCCGCTGCCCTTCAGCTTGCCGTCCACCGTCACCATGCGCTCGAAGCGCAGCGCGCGCACCGCGCCGGACGCGTCCGGAAGCGCCTCCACCGGGCTCATGCGCTCGATGAAGCGGATGCCCTCTTCCAGCGCCTTCGTGACTTCTTCATGGTTGAGGCGGTAGGCGGGGGACTCGGTGAGGCTGCGGCGGTAGACGAGGCTCACGCCGCCCCAGCCGCGCACCAGCTTGATGAAGTCCGGGTTGCGGCCTTCCGCCTGCGCCTTCTCGCGCTCGGCGCGCACCGCGCGGCCGTGCTCGAGGAAGGTCTGGTAGGTGGCGCGCTCCTCCGCGTCGAGGCGGGCCAGCACGGCCTCCTCGCCCAGGTCCGCCACCAGCTTCTCGTGGCGGGCGAGCGTCTTCTCCACCTGCACCGGGTAGTACGCCATCAGCTCGGTGGCGGTGTCGATGCCGGTGAGGCCGCCGCCGATGACGATGGCGGGCAATTGCACCTGGAGGTTGGCCAGCGAGTCCTTCTTGAAGGCGCCGGTGAGCTGCAGCGCCATGAGGAAGTCGCTCGCCTTGCGGATGCCCCGGATGAGGTTGTTCTTCATCCCGATGATGGTGGGGCGGCCCGCGCCGGCGGCGATGGCGATGTGGTCGAAGCCCAGCGCCCACGCGTCGTCAATGGTCAGCGTGCCACCGAAGCGCACGCCGCCGTAGATGCGGAAGCCCTCGCGCCGCGCGAGCGTGAGGTGGATGAGGGTGAGGAAGTTCTTGTCCCAGCGCACGGTGATTCCGTACTCGGACACGCCGCCGAAGCCCTCCAGCACGCGCTCGTCCAGCTCGCTGGTGAGCGCGTTCCAGTCGCGGATGGGCTTCATGGCGCGGCCGTTGCGGCCCACCAGCTCATCCGGGAAGGGCTCAATCTTCAGGCCGTCCACGCCGGTGACGCCGAAGCCCTCGTTGAGCAGGTAGTGGGACAGCGTGTAGCCGGCGGGGCCCAGGCCCACGACGAGCACGTTGCGGCCCACGTAGGGCAGGGCGTACGGGCGGCGCACGTTGAGCGGGTTCCACCGCGTGAGCAGGCCGTAGATTTCGAAGCCCCAGGGCAGGGCGAGCACGTCCGTGAGGGTGGCCGTCTCCGCCAGGGGGATGTTCACCGGCTCCTGCTTCTGGAAGATGCAGGCCTTCATGCAGTCATTGCAGATGCGGTGGCCGGTGCCCGGGCACATCGGGTTGTCCAGCGTCACCATGGCCAGCGCGGCCACGGAGTTGCCCTCGCGCTTGAGCGCGTGCGCCTCGGAGATGCGCTCGTCGAGCGGGCACCCGTTGAGGGGAATGCCCAGCGGGTTCTTCTTGAAGCTGTGGCCTTCCGCCACCGGGTCCTTCGCGGGGAAGCCCTTGGAGCACGAGTCCTTCGAGCGCTCGTGGCAGATGACGCAGTAGTCCACCTCGTTCATCACGTCGCGCGAGGTGCCGCGGCGGTCCGTGAGCTTGAAGCCGTCGCGGTGGCGCAGGTGGTGCTCGTCGCCCTCCGTCGCCTCGGGCAATTCCGGGTCCGGACGCTTGAGCTGGACGAGCTGGTCGAACACCAGCGGCTTGGGAATCCGGTGCGTGGACCAGGTGTGGAAGACGTCCTTCGTCTCCGGGTGCAGCGCGCGCGCATACGTCCAGCGGTCCGCCAGCGACAGCAGGGCACGCACCGCCACCAGCTCCTGGGCGTCGTCGCCGTGGGTGACGAGGCTGGAGCCGAAGGCGTCACGGCCCTCCGGCGTGGACACGAGCGTCTCGCGCAGCGCGGCCCAGCGGGCGCGCAGGGCCTCCGCGCGCGGCTGCAGCTCCGGGGGCAGGCTGCCGGCGAACAGGCGCTCCAGGTCCATCAGCGTGAGGACGGACTCGGCGAGGCCGCGCTCCAAATCCCCGGTGGCCAGCGCCTCCGGGAACCCGAGCTGCATGAGCAGCCGCATGCGCGCGTCCAGCGAGGGGAACTCGGCCAGCGACGGGCGCTCCGCGGCGCCCTTCTTGAAGACGCGGCGGGTGATGAACTCGCGCTTGAAGTCGAAGAGGGGCAGCTCGCCCTTGAGGCGGCCGGCCAGGCGCTCCAGCTCCCCCTCGAGGCGGAAGAGCTTCGCGACGAAGCGCGACACGTGGCGCGACACGCGGATGAGCAGGTCCGACTCGGCGGGGCCCGAGACGCTTGTCCCTCCGGACTTGCGGTACGCCTCGTAGGCCTGGAAGAGCTCGGGCTCGTCTTCCGCGAGCTGCGCGTCGAAGCGCTCCATGAGCCGGCGCAGGCCGCGTGGGCGGTACAGGTCCTCGAAGGTGAAGCCCGGCAGGCCCAGGGTGAGGGAAGGAGCGGAGTCAGAGGGCAGGTCGGTCAAGGCGCGCATATCGCTGGAGGTGTGGGAGGAACCTGGGGGAACGGCTCCCGGGCGGGGCCTATTTCGCGGTGAGTCGCCCGGAAAGCAAGCGGGCTCGACACCGCGCGTGAAGGCTGGAGATGGGAGCGATTGGCCCGGCTTCGGTTGTAACGCGTCGGGGCGACCAAGGCACCTTGCCCCGCGTCATGGATGGAGGGAGGCGTTGGGCACCCACCTGCCGTGTTGTGGGCGCCTGCCCCCAGGGCTACGGTGCGACGGTCATGACGGAACGCGCCCCCCGCCGCCACGCGGAGCCCCACCTCGCCCCGGTGCCCGACGCCTGCTACCTGTGCAGGGGGGGCCGCCTGCGACTCAGGTTCCCCGCCCGCAATGGCGCGGCGCCCGAGGGCACGTCGGCCTACAACTGCACTTCCTTCGGTCACCGGGCTCACCCGCCCATCTGGGAATGCGGGGACTGCGGAATGCTCTTCCAGTGGCCCATGCGCTCGGCGGCGGAGCTGCTCGCGGCGTATCAGGGGGTGGAAGACCCGCTCTACGTGGCGGAGAAGGAGAACCGCTACCACACGTTCCGCAAGGTGGTGCGCGCGCTGGGGCCGCCGCTGGGGCGGACGCTGCTCGACGTGGGGGCGTACTGCGGCTACTTCCTGGACGTGGCGCGCGAGGCGGGCTTCCGGGCGGAGGGGTTGGAGCTGTCGCGCTGGGCGGCGGGGCACGCGCGCTCGCTGGGCTTCACGGTGCACGGCGTGCCGCTGGCGGAGCTGGCGGCGCGGGGCGTGCAGTACGACGTGGTGACGCTGTGGGACGTGGTGGAGCACTTCGCGGACCCGCGCGCGGAGCTGGAGGCGGCGTTCCGGCTGGTGCGCCCCGGTGGCCGCATCTACCTGTCCACCATCGACGCGGGGAGCCTCGTGGCCCGGCTGCTCGGAGGCCAGTGGCCGTGGCTGATGGACATGCACCTGTTCTACTTCGGCCGCTCGACGCTCGCGACGCTGCTGGAGGAAGTGGGCTTCCGCGTGAAGGACACGCGGACGTACACGCACATCATCTCCGCGGACTACCTGCTGCGGAAGGTGGGCGCGAGCTTCCGCCCGGCGGCGCCGGTGCTGGAGCTGGCACGGCGCGTGGTGCCGGGGGCGTGGGCCATTCCGTTCAACCTGGGCGACAACATGCTGATGGCCGCCGAGCGGCCAGCCTGAGCTCCACCGTCTATGTCCTCTCTACCGCGGCGGGTGCTCCACCCGCTGGTGCTGTTGGCGTCCTCGCTGCTGTCCGCGTTCCACACCTGGCCGCTGCTGGCGAATTTGAAGGGCCACGTCGCGGGCGGGCGCGAGGACGTGCTGATGAACATGTGGCACCTCTGGTGGATGCGCCAGGCGGTGACCGGGCTGAAGAATCCCTTCTTCGCGCCGATGCTGCACTGGCCGCTGGGGGCGGAGCTGTACTGGCACACGCTGTCGCCCGCGAAGACGCTGTGGGGCGTGGTGCTGCTGCCCTTCATGCGCGTGGAGACGGCGTACAACCTCGTCCTCTTCGGCACCTTCGTGGTGACGGGCTACACGGCGTGGCTGCTGCTGGACTACCTGCTGCGGCGCGGGGGCTTCGAGCCCAACCTCGCGGCGGTGGCGGCGCTGGCGGGCGCGTGCGTGTTCAACTTCTCGCGCTACCACCACAGCCACGCGATTGCGCACCTCAACCTGTCCGCGCTCGAGGGCATCCCCCTCTACCTGTACTTCTTCCTGCGGTGGCTGGACGAAGGGAAGCGCAAGTGGCTGGTGGGCGTGGCGCTGGCCGCGCTCTACACGTTGCTGTGTGACTATTACTACCTGCTCTACATCGCGCTCTTCTCGTTCCTCTGGGTGGTGGCGGAGCGCTGGCGCCGCGGGCCGCTCTTGTCGCCGGACACGCTGAAGGACGAGGGCACGCGCCGGGCCGGCGTGGCGGCGCTGGTGGCGGGGCTCGCGTGCGTGCCGCCGGTGGTGCCGCTGCTGCTGCATGCCTTCCCCGCGCCGCTGGCCATCCACCACGGGGACTCCGACTACTTCACGGACCTGTATGCCTTCTTCATCCCGGACACGCTGTCGGGCTGGAGCGAGTCACTGCCGGCGTGGATGCAGGAGTTCACGACGGGCGTGGTGCGCGGGAAGATGTCGGGCAACGCGGAGGAGGCGGGCACGTACCTCGGGTGGCTGACGCTGCTGCTCGCCGCGTTCGCGCTCTGGCGCGGTGTTCCGAACGGCCGGCGTTGGGCGGGGCTGGGGCTGGGCTTCGCGGTGCTGTCCATGGGGACGGTGCTCAACATCAACCTGACGGACAAGCTGTCCCCGGCGGTGCTGCTGGTGGCCGCGACGCTGGTGGTGGGGTGGGCGCCGGCGTGGCGCGGACGCACGTGGCACCGGGACGTGGTGGCGCTCTTGGCGGTGTGCTCGCTCTTGTCGCTGCGCACGCCGCTCACCGCCTTCGAGCAGCCGCTGCTGGTGCAGATTCCCATGCCGTACGTGGTCTTCAAGCACGTGGTTCCGCTGTTCTCCCGCGGTGGCATGCCGGTGCGCTTCGAGCTGCTCACCACGCTGGCGCTGAGCGTGCTCGTCGCCTTCGCGGCGGCGCACCTGGGGCGCACGATGTCCG comes from Pyxidicoccus parkwaysis and encodes:
- a CDS encoding class I SAM-dependent methyltransferase, with the translated sequence MLFQWPMRSAAELLAAYQGVEDPLYVAEKENRYHTFRKVVRALGPPLGRTLLDVGAYCGYFLDVAREAGFRAEGLELSRWAAGHARSLGFTVHGVPLAELAARGVQYDVVTLWDVVEHFADPRAELEAAFRLVRPGGRIYLSTIDAGSLVARLLGGQWPWLMDMHLFYFGRSTLATLLEEVGFRVKDTRTYTHIISADYLLRKVGASFRPAAPVLELARRVVPGAWAIPFNLGDNMLMAAERPA
- a CDS encoding FAD-dependent oxidoreductase, with protein sequence MRALTDLPSDSAPSLTLGLPGFTFEDLYRPRGLRRLMERFDAQLAEDEPELFQAYEAYRKSGGTSVSGPAESDLLIRVSRHVSRFVAKLFRLEGELERLAGRLKGELPLFDFKREFITRRVFKKGAAERPSLAEFPSLDARMRLLMQLGFPEALATGDLERGLAESVLTLMDLERLFAGSLPPELQPRAEALRARWAALRETLVSTPEGRDAFGSSLVTHGDDAQELVAVRALLSLADRWTYARALHPETKDVFHTWSTHRIPKPLVFDQLVQLKRPDPELPEATEGDEHHLRHRDGFKLTDRRGTSRDVMNEVDYCVICHERSKDSCSKGFPAKDPVAEGHSFKKNPLGIPLNGCPLDERISEAHALKREGNSVAALAMVTLDNPMCPGTGHRICNDCMKACIFQKQEPVNIPLAETATLTDVLALPWGFEIYGLLTRWNPLNVRRPYALPYVGRNVLVVGLGPAGYTLSHYLLNEGFGVTGVDGLKIEPFPDELVGRNGRAMKPIRDWNALTSELDERVLEGFGGVSEYGITVRWDKNFLTLIHLTLARREGFRIYGGVRFGGTLTIDDAWALGFDHIAIAAGAGRPTIIGMKNNLIRGIRKASDFLMALQLTGAFKKDSLANLQVQLPAIVIGGGLTGIDTATELMAYYPVQVEKTLARHEKLVADLGEEAVLARLDAEERATYQTFLEHGRAVRAEREKAQAEGRNPDFIKLVRGWGGVSLVYRRSLTESPAYRLNHEEVTKALEEGIRFIERMSPVEALPDASGAVRALRFERMVTVDGKLKGSGQFFELPARTVCVAAGTSPNVTYEKEYPGTFQLDARGEYFQGHELVEDGEGFTLQPVKAKEDPAAKAGFFTSYRKDGHLISFYGDNHPTYAGNVVKAMASAKDGHPEVARLYAKEVAAMDFTDEVAQARREEKRAAHFAKLDDAFSATVVAVNRLTPTIVEVVVRAPFAASHFSPGQFYRLQNFERNAPVVDGMRLTMEGLALTGAWVDKEKGLMGTIVLEMGSSSRLCAALKPGEPVVLMGPTGAPTEIGHNETVVLVGGGLGNAVLFSIARSLKAAGCRVVYFAGYRQKSDSFKQDEIEAGTDQIVWSVDTGDTIAPRRPQDSAFRGNVVQAMLAYAENKLGPAPVISLSEVDRIIAIGSDRMMRAVAEARHGVLQPHLKPGHEAIGSINSPMQCMMKEICAQCLQRHVDPLTGKETWVFSCYNQDQRLDQVDFVNLNQRLRGNTVMEKVADVFLAQLLKKAPHLKRV